A region of the Salvia splendens isolate huo1 chromosome 11, SspV2, whole genome shotgun sequence genome:
TCCTAGGAATTCTGCGATTAAAAACGAAACGACGATTTCATTACTTTTTCTGTACCCAAATTACCCTTGTATGCCTCAAATTGACCTTATTATGACCCATAAAAATCGTTGACAAGCTCAAATCGTGGTCGTTCAGAACCAGATTGTACGGTCCAATATTGGTCTGTATTTTTATACTTAAGGGCTTCCTTTGGTAGAtgaagaccctatatatatatatagggtcttcatctactatatatatagaattatattcaatgtcgaaccaattttaatgaccgaactagagaacaaatcatgtCCACCCATTTTGTTAATCTTATGGTCATAATTGATTctctaaaatattattaaatattgtCTACAttgaatataatattataaaaataacgtGTGGGatgattttgtaattttaactTCGGCAGTTATTGTCATTTCCTTGATTTCAGACAAGTTAATTTGGAAATGCATTTCACACGATTTTAATGCCCTCTTCATTTGCAATTCAATCTTGAAATATATTCAGACATGTTAATATCATTATATGCCAAATATTCACACGATTCCAATACACTCCTCTGCCTGAATATGATAATGATATTCACTCGCAATTGAATCTGCTAATTTTCAGATTCCAATATCTCTATATAAACTAATCCCAATTCCATTCATTCGCAATCTTCATGTTAATATGATAATGATATTCTCACGATTCTAAGACACTCTTCATGTTCCATTGAATATGCTAATTTGCAGAGTTCATTCTCTCAATATAAACTATTCTCAATTCCATTCATTCGCAATCTTCAGCTATCATATCTCTACTTCTTCGTCTTATTTGGTTGTATGGATTCGTCAAACATCTTTACGCCTATAATGGACTTTACTAGTACATCAATGGACGACTCGAGCAATCCTTCTCACACAACTGAATTTTCTCCCGAAGCACGAAAAATACAAGGAACTACTTCTACAGAAAATATTAACGACAATCATGGGTCAATATTCGATGAGTTACAATCTCCAGTTATCGGCTCACTTTTTGATTCTGACTCCGAATCCGAGGATGAAGAACTAGAGCCAGGTAGAAGGAATACTTGTTCTGTTTATCGCAGTTAATATTGGGCATATAAAATATATTGATGTTTACTTTTGTTCGTTGTAGTGAAATATATTTCGTATTGGATGAAATAAACTTTAGAATGAATGAACTCTTTTTTTAATCTCAGTGTCATACATCCCTGAATGTCCTTCCCAAATGAAGCCACATATTGGACAGGTTTTTCATACCTTGGATGATGCTACAGTCTTCTATAATAAATATGCACGGCAGGTAGGGTTTGACATCCGTAAACATGGATCTAAAAGGGTTGGAGATCTGGTTACATGGCTATACGTTGTGTGTAGTAGAGAAGGTGAGAAGCGAGTGAATTATAAACAGCCCGAGACTAAACGTAGACGTTCATCTAGAAAGTGTCTTTGTAAGGCTAAAGTTGCTTTTAAGTTTTGCAAGGGTACTGGTTATGTTGTTAAACAGTTTGAAGAGCGACATAATCACGATATGGTTCAATTACGTCACAAGCGATTTATGAGGCTCAATCGCAATATCAACCCAGTGCATCAGAAATTCATAGCAGATTGCGCAAGTGCAAATATCGGTCCCACATTGACTTTTAGTCTGCTTAGCGAGGTCTTAGGTGGTTTGGATTACGTCAGATGCACCATTGTCGAGGTTCGCAACTATAGGCGTGATCTTAGAGCATATGTGGATGGTGCTGATGCGCAAATGGTATTGAATGATATGAAGCGGAAGAAGGAGATATGTTCGTCGTTCACCAATAACTTTGAGGTAAACTCTAAGGGCAGGCTTACACGTCTTTTCTGGTGTGATCCTATTGCCAAGCACAATTACCAATTTGTATAGTGACATTGTCTCTTTCGACACAACCTACTCAACAAATAGGTACGACCAATAAGTAGTCACTGTTTTAGATTGCTCCATTTTGTTTGATTAGTTATgtttatttatgtttgaatGATGAATTATTAATAGTTCCAGGTGATATAACATAATTACGGGATGAACTATTTTTTCCACTATGATATGTGTTCCTTTTTGATGGAATGTAGGTATTGTAAGATTTTTGCACCATTCACGGGCAAAGACAATCATGGCAGACCCGTTACATTTGGTGCAGGATTGTTATCGAAAGAGAATGCTCCTTCTTTCGAATGGTTGTTCTAAAAGTTTGTTAAATGCATGGGCGCTGCTCCCAAATTGATCATTACTGATCAGGATTTGGGAATGAAGGTGGTTGTTGATAGTGTGCTAGTTGATACAAGACATCGATGGTGCATGTGGCACATCATGTTTAAGGTCGCTGAAAAATTACCCAAGAATCAGCTCCACAATGAGGATTTAAAGAAGGAGTTAAATAAATGTGTGTGGTCGGAGTTGATAGATCCTGAAGAATTCGAAGAAACATGGCACGAAATTATGGAAAAATATGGCCTTACAAACAACGAGTGGTTTTCGACAATGTTTGCCAATCATTAATTCTGGGTATGTCTACAACATACTATTGTTTCTATTTAATACTGTGCTGTACAAATTTTGCTTAGTTATGACCTAATTTAATGTAATTATGAATCTATCTGCATATGCGACTATATACAGGTTCCAGCCTACTTCAGGGATTTTCCAATGAGTTCATTGATTAAGACCACCTCTGTATCCGAGTCTCAGAACAGTTTCTTCAAGAGGTACACTAAGTCTCGATGTAATCTAGTCGAGTTTCTTATGCATTACAACAATGCGTTGGATGCCCAAAGGAGCAATAGCAACAGGTTTGAATATCATGACTCCAACACTACCCCAATGTtgaaaacaaattatgcacTTGAGAGGCATGCGTCAACAATCTACAATGACGGTGGATTTAAGGCAATTCAGGAAGAGATTGAGGAAGCAATTGATTGTTGCACCATGGTAAAGACTTCAATCGAGGATGACACTGAAATATATGTGATCAATGACAAGTTCTCTAAGGAATGGTCCGTGTCTTATTCTGTCTCTGGAGATTCATACTTATGTGGGTGTAAACTATTTCAAAGACTTGGACTCGTATGCAGCCATATTTTTTGGGTCTTacgaaacaaaaaaatgaagctGGTTCCTGATCACTTACATGGGGGACGTTGGTTGAAGTCTAATTTTGTCAAGCCTGTTCATTGTGGTTTTGTTGACGATATTGAAAAAGCTCTCATTATCGATTTGGCAACACAAGAATGGAGGGATATGCATGGTGATTATTTTGAGGTTGCACAGACTATTAAGGGAAAAGTTGACCAAATTCGTGCATTCAGACAAATTATTGCTGAAGGGAAGAAAATGATATTCGGTGAAGGGATTGTATTGTCTATTAGTGATAAGAGGCAAATGATTGAGAATTTCTATGGGTCTCAAGCCCCTAGCGAAATAGATGTCCATCCTCCCGGCGTTGTCAAAACCAAGGGTTCAGGAAGACGGCCTCTTACTCGCCTTGAGCAAGCTATGAAGATGAAGGCAAAACCTGGTCGTGAATGTGCCGAATGCGGCGAGGTTGGTAATCATGATGCAagaaattgcaaaaagattaaGGAGAAACAGAAGAAAAAGTAATACTATATATCTTTCGTCACGATGTTTTGATGTATTTTCTCAGTTTTataacttttttatatttttattagattAATATATTTTCTGTTGCGATGAATATAGTTTCATAACAAATGAAGTAATTACGCTATTCAAACTATGTTTTGGATGGATAAACTAATATTCTGGGTTGATGAATGAACAATTTTTAATATAGTGTGATATCTATATATTATCAACTATGTTTTACTGAactcataaaatattttttcatattgTAGTCAACGTAATTCATAGTAAACCCATGTTTCCGCAGCCCTCAGTATAAAAATTccataatatattatttaagCTAATAAAATTGACTAATAACTGAAACGGTCTCAATATATCAGTTTTGGTTACATTAATCATAAAATACAGGAAGATTTAGACTATTCGGTTTACAGTTTACGCGGGAAAAATTGTTCCGCTTTCAAATAACAAAACATCACTTCTTCTTAAGGTAACATGCTATCATCTTTTCAACATCAATGTCCTTGTTTTTGCTTTCCTCTACGTAGTATCTCGTTGTGATGCGCTTGTTGTTGAGGCATTCATGACTGATTATTGCATTCAGCAAAGTTGAACAGTATTTGGCCCTCAAGCTCTGCAGTAATCCTTTGCTAGTTTTTTTAAGCCCACTATTCCAATATTCAACGCGCTCACCCTTGTAAGTTTCCATGAGTCTCATCAGAAAGACACCACAATATTCACCATTCGTTGTTGTCCTCCATGGCATTGCCATCCTCTCTATTCTTGCAGAGGAAATGGTTTTGCATTGTTGTACAAGGCCAAACTGTGTCAAATAATGACAGAAAAACAACCTCTGCAGACACAGTAAATCTGAGTTCAGATATATATTATTTTGTTATGTAGGAAGAACATTCACTTTAGAAGCAAAGAACACTGACCAGTGTCTCTGGAATGTCTCCGTAGTTCTTTGTAATATCGTTGTCGTCCCCATTTTTTGAATTGTCTATAACAGTGACAGCTCTTCTTTGAAAGCAAAAACATACAGCATAGTAGTGTTCATTTGCACATACCGGGAAGAAGACCTATTCAATGAAACATTATGAAGCATGAAATGACATAGTAAATATTGAGAAGAAAACCTATTCAAAACTTAGACATGCCAGAAGTTTCATTATCCATGTATTTTACCGTCTGCACGTCTACCCAATTGTAATTTGAAATTCCCTTCACTTCGGCTTCTAAGTAGTTACAAAACTTAGCACATATGGTGTTGGTGTCCACATTTTGAGGCCTTGTCACAATGGTGTACAACTGTACATTAACAAAGTTAGGCACCACACTGCACGTAGAATTCATGTATATTAACCATTTGTACTTACACACGGGTACGTTGTGAAGAATAGTTGTCTTGAAGAGTATGGTTGTCGCCCCTCTTCCATGTTATTCAGGTAGGAAGCCCATGAATCGATAACTCCAACCACTACTAACTTCCGAGGCATTAACGAACATAATTCCAGTTTTGTAACTTTGACAACATCGTCATCGTAAACGAGCATATCCCTGCGCATTTTTAAACACGTGTTGTAGTGGCTTCTTCATATCTAATAAACCAGCACAGTAGTATTCAAAAGTTTAGTTTGTGTTGTAATTTATTCATTATATATTGTTCACCCTATAATCACTTTACTtcaaattataacaaaataagaAATCATACTCGTTTGTTTTATTGGTAGTAAGAATCCAATAATACGCTTCACTCTCCTCTTGAGATAGCTTATTTGTGAGCTTGACTAGTCGTACGGCGTATGGAGATCGTAACGCGTTGGAAACTTTCCTCTGCGTTCTCTTACGTACATCCATCTTGTCCATCACATTTTTGCTCTACATTTCGTAGTAATAAAAGCACGTCAAGATAGTGTAACATTCGTTTCAAAATAATGACATTTCTAACCTGCCTTTGTAAATCCTTACCTTGTTTTTGTCATAAACTACTAGCGTTGTTGTTGGCACTGGAGTTGCTGAGACAGACACGCCATCATTTGATTTGGCATTCAAACCCTCATTCGCGAAATCATCATCGACATCTATTTCTTGAAACGCATCCAATACAGACTGTATTTCCGCCTCCACACTAAAATTCTATTCAGCAACGTATATGTAAACGTATTGTTTCAGCTATTATCAATAAACAAAAAGTCATACTTTTAATTAGTTTTTGTACCTACACTCCAACATCACTTGGCTGCTTATCTTGATGTAGCCTGGAATTGCTAGTTGCGTTTTGTACATAATGGGCAGCGGTTGTCGTCGTAAGAACACCCTGACAGTTGTAGAGTAAGATTTCAGTGTTTGGCTgaaatacttcagacaatccaaatattatttcatattaTAGAGTATTTGGTTCATCATATATGATCATCCATATATGACTAATGAAGAATTGGTTCACATAAATTAATACATGTaccccattgtcctttggctcaTTTTCTTGCTGTAGTATGTCAACGGAAGTTGTGTTTTAGTCGATATGGATACCGGTTGGTGTCATATGCACATCCTATCAATTGTATTCACCGAATTCAGTAAATGGCTAAATGCCTTCTTCCCTAAACCAACTTTGTTAcatattatgaattatttggTTCACCAAATTTACTCTATCATTAACTAATCAACAATAGGTTAACTGTAGTTCAGTGCGATCGAACTATGTTTCAGACTATAGAACAAATTAGTTTCCCGAATGCGATTACAATAGTGCGAGAAAAGAAGTTCATTCATTTAACATTTACGTTCAACATCAGGACAGATTATTTCAAACAATGTAATAAGTCCAAAACAATTTTGCAAGAGATTTATTTACCTTATCCAGAACGCATGTTTGACAGTTTTGTTTTGAAGAACGAGACTCATTTGGGAAGCAGTGTTTTAAATTAACGCAACTTGGTGGTGTAGTACGATCCTGCCAATTGTTATAGAGCAGAAAAACTAAAGATATCCCCAATCAATCACACCACATGAAAAGTAAGTATATCAGGTGCTAGGGAGTTGAAAcattatacaaaatacatatTAATTTGGTTCGCATACAGTTCAGCAGGGgctatatttaattaattacatacCAAGGTTAGATGTCTACGAATTACATTCCCGTTAacaattaccaaaaaaataaagttaACATCACCAAAACACATGAAAAGTCAGTCTTCAACCTACCTGTTTACCACCAACGTCAAAACCAAGATCAAATGATGCTCCATCAGTAGCCCGTCTATTCCTTGCCTCAGCCACGCGCATCACCTTCTCCAAGACAGCAAGAAAGTCAGGATTGAcaatttcttcttcctccatAGCTTGCGTCATCTTCTCTACTTGATTCGGATCATCTTCTAGGTCCATCTTGAGCACGCCAATCATCTTCAATGAAGCCTTTGCTGCAATTTTGGAGCACTGGTCATCCTTTACATCAATAGAGACCTCTTCCATCATTCTCATCAGTTCGGCAATGTCATCTGCAGTCTTGTCCATTGTATCCATAAAAGCACGCCTACGTTTTTCACGTGCACTACCAATATTGTCTCTGGACTTCACCCCGTTGCAAACTTTATTAACCTGTTCACTTGACCCCCAGTTCTTCACATCAAGGATTGGCTCCTTGTGACCTCTACCAAACTGCCCTGGGCTGAGCTCCATCTTCTGCCGTTCATTCAGAAGTTGTGACGTCCAGCCCCTAATCGTTGGAAATGCACGTGGAACGAGATGTGTCCTCAAAACGATCCTATCCACATAGCAAGGCTACAACAACAAACTTTTGGTCAGAATATTTCACTATGAGGTACTTAATACGTCATACATTCGAATAATTTAATCAATATGAATAGATATTCAACCTACCACAAGAAAAGAAATCGGGCCAGTGAATGCCTTGTTCTTATCAGTAGCCCAAGTCTTATGAGCTGCTACAGCCATGTCCAAGACATACCCACACCAGTTGTACTCCTGCACATTCCATATATCATCAATGCAATCCATGATTTGCGAGCGACAATAACCATCTGCGGCGGGGTTGACTAAGATAGAATCAAAAAGGAAGATAAAGTTCTTCCTGAAAAACTCCCCTCCAGCTGTATCACCTAGCATATTTTCAATTAGAATCTTTGGACCCAGGTTTTTCCGTGTCCTTTTCACAGCAGCAGCAAGCTCATCAATGAAGTTCCCTTTCTTTTGATGGCCATTAGTCCTGATCCTATTTGGACCTTTAGGCAACCCAAATGTCGCATGCACGTCTTTATGACAGAGATGGAGTATGCCACGTTGATACTTCACCCCGCAACTGTCTTGATCAAAGGCATCAATTATTTCATACGCGAGTTTATGTGGAATTGATGTCACCTTGTAGTGTACTAGGTGGCTGAACCCCATTTCTTCTACGGCTGCCATCTGCTCATCGTTTAGCAACTCCATCATTCTGACGAACTGTCTGGTGCCTCTCTTTAAGCATAGACTCTCGACTTCATCATCAGAATTCGCTGATTTGCTGCACTATCCAGTTGACTGCTTCGCAGCTTCCTTTCTCTGTTTCTTCCCTTTTCCTCCAGCTTTTGTGGAGTCTTTATCACCTTCCCCAACAAACTCTTCATCCATTGCTCCGTTTCTCTTTATCCTAAAATAAGGATTTATTGTTAGACTGGATAATCAAACAGAATGTACTACGATTACAATTTAATAAAACACACCTTTGGCATTATCGGCTCCTGAAGTAGTATCATTGTTGCCACTGACGTTGTTGGCTTCTGAAGTAGAAACATTGTTCCCGTCATTGTTTTTACTGCCCTTGCCTTTCTGTACTCTGTCGTTGTTCTGTTTTGACCTTCTTTCTTTATTAGCTCGTTCTCCATAAACTTTTGAAGCTCCTAAAAGTATCAGATAATAAACAATAATGTATAACCACTTTATTCCCAAACTGCATACATGCATTTTATGAGATACTTCAgcttattaaataattaattcatcaTCATATACAAtatgtgtcacgaccgcccatactaggggtactacaaatgcggcgatcgtgatacaacatgcaaggatagccttttatgaaaacttaattaacttaaaggataaaaaacttttttttgttttaaagaagcttaaagttataattttactattaaataaaaacgacttATGATAAACACTTTTAAAAGTAGCAGCggagaaacaataaatattaaaactcaatcaactcctaagaaaacatttagtttaaagagcgggagacatcattttcaagtaacattgtaaatactcgtttCAAGCCTGATACAACCAAAACATGCTCAAATATAGTatggaaaagattaaagtagtgaaacatagttaaaaaaaacatagcagcggaaataaggtttaaagagagtcaaagacaacgcctatgtatgaagacacaacgcatcctaaggccaactcaacatcctccgcaacattccgctcaacctgcacataagaaaaataatatgcagggctgagtacttgttgtactcaatgagctcatgccgaaaatattttatattagttatgtcatccataccagtgatctcgagttttatgtgtagtaagaaatatcacgagaacacaaaaacatttcaagtctggccagacaatttatctccccacttttcacatcattccatcaatcacaatcatcatatcaaagtgcgacgaaagtgtggccacactattcgcccacgagaccggccgactagcaaggacggctcacgatcccactagtgtacacagactgatagggtttgcggccctactcagacccgaattcgtttcacaacacaaccctataccctaacggagcaagctcagacgaactaggcatcaggcaacaatctcacaaacaaaaacatggcatgacataacagttaaaccacccttataacac
Encoded here:
- the LOC121754456 gene encoding protein FAR1-RELATED SEQUENCE 5-like, giving the protein MDDSSNPSHTTEFSPEARKIQGTTSTENINDNHGSIFDELQSPVIGSLFDSDSESEDEELEPVSYIPECPSQMKPHIGQVFHTLDDATVFYNKYARQVGFDIRKHGSKRVGDLVTWLYVVCSREGEKRVNYKQPETKRRRSSRKCLCKAKVAFKFCKGTGYVVKQFEERHNHDMVQLRHKRFMRLNRNINPVHQKFIADCASANIGPTLTFSLLSEVLGGLDYVRCTIVEVRNYRRDLRAYVDGADAQMVLNDMKRKKEICSSFTNNFEVPAYFRDFPMSSLIKTTSVSESQNSFFKRYTKSRCNLVEFLMHYNNALDAQRSNSNRFEYHDSNTTPMLKTNYALERHASTIYNDGGFKAIQEEIEEAIDCCTMVKTSIEDDTEIYVINDKFSKEWSVSYSVSGDSYLCGCKLFQRLGLVCSHIFWVLRNKKMKLVPDHLHGGRWLKSNFVKPVHCGFVDDIEKALIIDLATQEWRDMHGDYFEVAQTIKGKVDQIRAFRQIIAEGKKMIFGEGIVLSISDKRQMIENFYGSQAPSEIDVHPPGVVKTKGSGRRPLTRLEQAMKMKAKPGRECAECGEVGNHDARNCKKIKEKQKKK